The Helicobacter pylori genome includes a window with the following:
- a CDS encoding dihydroneopterin aldolase: MKTKQGVHVHNFVFETILGILEFERLKPQKISVDLDLFYTELPHRAYLDYMEIQELIQKMMQEKQYLLIEDALKDLSHVLKTRYKEITELYLKISKLEISPNSQVGASVKIRYENDL, from the coding sequence ATGAAAACTAAACAAGGCGTTCATGTCCATAACTTTGTGTTTGAAACGATTTTGGGGATTTTAGAATTTGAACGCTTAAAACCCCAAAAAATAAGCGTGGATTTGGATCTTTTCTACACGGAATTACCCCATAGGGCTTATTTAGACTATATGGAAATCCAAGAGCTTATTCAAAAGATGATGCAAGAAAAACAATATCTTCTCATTGAAGACGCCCTGAAAGATTTGAGCCATGTTTTAAAAACGCGCTACAAGGAGATCACTGAGCTTTATTTAAAAATCAGCAAGTTAGAAATTTCTCCAAATTCTCAAGTGGGAGCGAGCGTGAAAATCCGCTATG
- the plsY gene encoding glycerol-3-phosphate 1-O-acyltransferase PlsY, which yields MESVLNFLTNINVIFTLLGYLIGGIPFGYALMKIFYGMDITKIGSGGIGATNVLRTLQSKGVSNAKQMALLVLILDLFKGMFAVFLSKLFGLDYSLQWMVAIASILGHCYSPFLNFNGGKGVSTIMGSVVLLIPIESLIGLVVWFFVGKVLKISSLASILGVGTATVLIFFVPYMPIPDSVNILKEVGTQTPMVLIFIFTLIKHLGNIFNLLAGKEKKVL from the coding sequence ATGGAAAGCGTTTTAAATTTCCTGACCAATATCAATGTGATTTTCACCCTTTTGGGCTATCTTATCGGGGGGATTCCTTTTGGCTATGCGTTAATGAAAATCTTTTACGGCATGGATATTACTAAAATCGGATCAGGTGGCATTGGCGCAACGAATGTCTTACGCACTTTACAAAGTAAGGGCGTGAGTAACGCTAAACAAATGGCCTTATTAGTCTTAATCTTAGATCTATTCAAAGGCATGTTTGCGGTGTTTTTAAGCAAATTGTTTGGGTTGGATTATAGTTTGCAATGGATGGTCGCTATCGCTAGCATTTTAGGGCATTGCTATTCGCCTTTTTTGAATTTCAATGGAGGTAAGGGCGTTTCTACGATCATGGGCTCTGTGGTGTTGCTCATCCCTATTGAAAGCCTGATCGGTTTAGTGGTGTGGTTTTTTGTGGGTAAGGTGCTTAAAATCTCTTCACTCGCTAGCATTCTAGGGGTAGGCACAGCGACTGTTCTTATCTTTTTTGTGCCTTATATGCCTATCCCAGACAGCGTCAATATCCTTAAAGAAGTCGGCACGCAAACGCCTATGGTGCTTATTTTTATTTTTACCCTTATCAAGCATTTGGGCAATATTTTCAATTTATTAGCCGGCAAGGAAAAGAAAGTCTTATGA